From Phenylobacterium montanum, the proteins below share one genomic window:
- a CDS encoding LysR family transcriptional regulator — MDLRRLRHFEALYRLRSFARAADEVGVTQSALSRSLQKLEAELGAALFDRSTHFVIPTDSGERLIRQALDVITACAALDEEARRLREPVSGVVRAGSGAYPMQPLVTGAVAAFAGLYPGVRVTVAGGRSDVLLQGLLDRELDLVVCDMSKFDDSAFAEDITVSGLPSEPLVLIFRADHPAAGEARPDTTLYPWVLPAPSPASRERFAPALRRRLAAGTFPDFQLDSTDACLDVVRGGFCITAAPLSLARTACASGELVWRPLPPTSRTNDGVHVLRRRTQPLAVKAFIDLLKSQAKALAA; from the coding sequence ATGGACCTGCGCCGCCTGAGACATTTCGAGGCCCTCTACCGCCTGCGCAGCTTCGCCCGCGCAGCGGACGAGGTCGGCGTCACCCAATCCGCCCTCAGCCGCAGCCTGCAGAAGCTGGAGGCTGAACTCGGTGCGGCGCTGTTCGACCGCAGCACCCATTTCGTGATCCCGACCGACAGCGGCGAGCGGTTGATCCGCCAGGCCCTGGACGTGATCACCGCCTGCGCGGCGCTGGACGAGGAGGCGCGGCGCCTGCGCGAGCCGGTGTCGGGGGTGGTGCGGGCCGGCTCGGGCGCCTATCCGATGCAGCCCCTGGTGACCGGCGCCGTGGCCGCCTTCGCCGGCCTCTATCCCGGGGTTCGCGTAACCGTGGCGGGCGGGCGGTCGGATGTGCTGCTGCAGGGTCTGCTGGACCGTGAACTCGACCTCGTGGTCTGCGACATGAGCAAATTCGACGACAGCGCCTTCGCCGAGGACATCACCGTCTCCGGCCTGCCCTCCGAGCCCCTTGTGCTGATCTTCCGCGCCGACCATCCGGCGGCGGGCGAGGCGCGCCCGGACACCACCCTCTATCCCTGGGTTTTGCCGGCGCCCTCCCCGGCCAGCCGCGAACGGTTCGCGCCGGCGCTGCGCAGGCGGCTGGCCGCCGGAACCTTTCCCGACTTCCAGCTGGATTCCACGGACGCCTGCCTCGATGTCGTGCGCGGCGGGTTCTGCATCACCGCCGCGCCCCTGTCCCTGGCCCGGACCGCCTGCGCCTCGGGCGAACTGGTCTGGCGGCCTTTGCCGCCCACCTCGCGCACCAATGACGGGGTGCATGTCCTTCGCCGCCGCACCCAGCCCTTGGCGGTCAAGGCCTTCATCGACCTCCTGAAGAGCCAGGCGAAGGCGCTGGCCGCCTGA
- a CDS encoding glycerol-3-phosphate dehydrogenase/oxidase, which translates to MSDALDLRARARLFRDLESRVFDLVVIGGGVTGAGVARDAALRDLSVALLEARDFASGTSSRSSKMIHGGLRYLAQGDTALVKEAASERQVLRRIAPHLTRISPFIVPAPTLASVAKLRAGLWMFEKLGGAPAEERHQIWDRRELAEREPLLRADDFHAAAVYPEFLTDDSRLTVANVRAAAGAGAVVLSYAPVVALSGDPAEAAICRSSLPGETLQARVRGRVIVNAAGPWVDGVRRMEEAGADQRLTLTKGVHVVVPRSRIPINHTVILRGADKRGLFAVPRGDRTYIGTTDTFYADPDEWPRITREDIAYLFQAAERGLKIAPLSFDDISSVWSGVRPLIGQAGKAPSEISRRDEVWTGPSGVVTIAGGKLSAYRAMAERIVDLVQERLGRKASKAATAETPLPGGDGDHRALMADPALIACSEVATRLVELYGSEAPTVARDGGDVAAEARHAVLCEGALRLEDYWVRRSMRAWFGADAGLSALAPAADAMAGLLDWDAARTRAEIDACRRIHHESLAALAA; encoded by the coding sequence ATGTCCGACGCCCTCGACCTGCGCGCCCGCGCGCGCCTGTTCCGCGATCTGGAGAGCCGCGTCTTCGACCTGGTTGTGATCGGCGGCGGGGTCACCGGAGCCGGCGTGGCGCGGGACGCGGCGTTGAGAGACCTGTCGGTCGCCCTTTTGGAGGCGCGCGACTTCGCCAGCGGGACCAGCAGCCGTAGCTCCAAGATGATCCATGGCGGCCTGCGCTACCTGGCCCAGGGCGACACCGCCCTGGTCAAGGAAGCCGCTTCGGAGCGGCAGGTCCTGCGCCGCATCGCGCCGCACCTGACCCGCATCAGCCCCTTCATCGTCCCGGCCCCGACCCTGGCCTCGGTGGCCAAGCTGCGGGCTGGCCTTTGGATGTTCGAGAAGCTCGGCGGCGCACCGGCTGAGGAGCGGCACCAGATCTGGGACCGGCGCGAACTGGCCGAGCGCGAACCCTTGCTGAGGGCCGATGATTTCCACGCGGCGGCGGTCTATCCCGAGTTTCTGACCGACGATTCCCGCCTGACCGTGGCCAATGTCCGCGCTGCGGCGGGAGCGGGCGCCGTGGTCCTGAGCTATGCGCCGGTCGTGGCGCTGTCCGGCGACCCGGCGGAGGCGGCGATCTGCCGCTCGAGCCTGCCGGGCGAAACCCTGCAGGCGCGCGTGCGGGGCAGGGTGATCGTCAACGCCGCCGGACCCTGGGTCGATGGCGTGCGCCGGATGGAGGAAGCGGGCGCCGACCAGCGCCTGACCCTGACCAAGGGCGTGCATGTGGTCGTGCCGCGCTCGCGCATACCGATCAACCACACCGTGATCCTGCGCGGGGCCGACAAGCGGGGCCTGTTCGCCGTGCCGCGGGGCGATCGAACCTACATCGGCACCACCGACACCTTCTACGCCGACCCCGATGAATGGCCGCGGATCACCCGCGAGGACATCGCCTATCTGTTCCAGGCCGCCGAGCGGGGGCTGAAGATCGCGCCGCTGTCCTTTGACGATATCAGTTCCGTCTGGTCGGGGGTGCGGCCGCTGATCGGCCAGGCCGGCAAGGCGCCCAGCGAGATCTCCCGCCGCGACGAAGTCTGGACTGGCCCGAGCGGCGTGGTGACCATCGCCGGCGGCAAGCTCAGCGCCTATCGCGCCATGGCCGAGCGCATCGTCGACCTGGTCCAGGAGCGGCTGGGGCGCAAGGCGAGCAAGGCCGCAACGGCGGAAACGCCTTTGCCCGGCGGCGACGGCGATCACCGCGCACTGATGGCCGATCCGGCCCTGATCGCCTGTTCGGAGGTCGCCACGCGCCTGGTTGAACTTTACGGTTCGGAGGCTCCGACCGTCGCCCGGGACGGCGGCGATGTTGCGGCCGAAGCCCGCCATGCGGTGCTTTGCGAAGGCGCGTTACGGCTGGAGGACTACTGGGTGCGCCGTTCCATGCGCGCCTGGTTCGGCGCCGACGCTGGGCTCTCGGCCCTGGCCCCCGCCGCCGATGCGATGGCGGGGCTGCTCGACTGGGACGCCGCCCGGACCCGGGCCGAGATCGATGCCTGCCGGCGCATCCATCACGAAAGCCTGGCGGCGCTGGCCGCCTGA
- a CDS encoding FAD-binding oxidoreductase: MTKSIAAVLSGAIGADRVSSAAEDLNARRFDQWALSHLKDWSGQAMAAPACVVRPRSTAEVQAIMVAASKAGAPVMPFGLGSGVCGGILPTPETVLLDLSGFNAVRSIDETNLLASFDAGKNGLEAEDAVAERGLTIGHWPQSVAISSVGGWVSTRASGQFSTAYGNIEDIIYSIEAVLPDGTLVNLGKAPRAAAGPDLRHLLMGAEGTMGVITGVTLALRRKPERQAFSAYYAKDMEAGFEAQRRIIQADWRPPVARQYDAREVRRMFRDHERDDQCLILFVHEGPAKRVELELAEVEAIAREAGLTPADPAATAGWMQRRNHVPSWRELFERGYVADTIEVSAGWSAIGKVYADVVAALSAVPNVINASAHSSHAYRTGLNLYFSFAAAHADPAERERAYLECWRRAMEATARHGGGIAHHHGAGRLRKPYLEYDLGPGGVSLLRRIKQAIDPQGIMNPGNLIPDA; the protein is encoded by the coding sequence ATGACCAAATCCATCGCCGCCGTGCTGTCGGGCGCCATCGGCGCCGACCGCGTGTCCAGCGCCGCCGAGGACCTGAATGCGCGCCGGTTCGACCAGTGGGCCTTGAGCCACCTGAAGGACTGGAGCGGCCAGGCCATGGCGGCGCCCGCCTGCGTGGTTCGGCCGCGCTCGACCGCAGAGGTGCAGGCGATCATGGTCGCCGCCAGCAAGGCCGGCGCTCCTGTCATGCCTTTCGGCCTGGGCAGCGGGGTTTGCGGCGGGATCCTGCCGACGCCGGAGACGGTGCTGCTGGACCTTTCGGGCTTCAACGCCGTGCGCTCGATCGACGAGACCAACCTCCTGGCCAGCTTCGACGCCGGCAAGAACGGCCTGGAAGCCGAGGACGCAGTCGCCGAGCGCGGCCTGACCATTGGCCACTGGCCGCAGTCGGTGGCCATCAGCAGTGTCGGCGGCTGGGTCTCGACCCGCGCCTCCGGCCAGTTCTCCACGGCTTACGGCAATATCGAGGACATCATCTATTCCATCGAGGCGGTGCTGCCCGACGGGACCCTGGTCAATCTGGGCAAGGCGCCGCGGGCCGCGGCCGGTCCGGACCTCAGGCACCTTTTGATGGGCGCCGAGGGGACCATGGGCGTGATCACCGGCGTGACCCTGGCCCTGCGTCGCAAGCCTGAGCGCCAGGCCTTCAGCGCCTACTACGCCAAGGACATGGAGGCCGGTTTCGAGGCCCAGCGCCGCATCATCCAGGCCGACTGGCGCCCGCCCGTGGCGCGCCAATATGACGCCCGCGAGGTGCGCCGCATGTTCCGCGACCATGAGCGGGACGACCAGTGCCTGATCCTGTTCGTCCACGAAGGGCCGGCCAAGCGGGTCGAACTGGAGTTGGCCGAAGTCGAGGCCATCGCCCGAGAGGCCGGCCTGACCCCGGCCGATCCTGCCGCCACCGCCGGTTGGATGCAGCGGCGCAACCACGTGCCGTCTTGGCGCGAGCTGTTCGAGCGTGGCTATGTCGCCGACACCATCGAGGTCTCGGCCGGCTGGAGCGCGATCGGCAAGGTCTATGCGGACGTCGTCGCCGCGCTGTCGGCGGTTCCGAACGTGATCAATGCTTCGGCGCACAGCTCCCACGCCTACCGAACCGGGCTGAACCTCTATTTCAGCTTCGCCGCCGCCCACGCCGACCCGGCCGAACGCGAGCGGGCCTATCTGGAGTGCTGGCGGCGAGCGATGGAGGCGACGGCGCGGCACGGGGGCGGCATCGCCCACCACCACGGCGCTGGGCGTTTGCGCAAGCCCTATCTGGAGTATGATCTCGGCCCCGGCGGCGTTTCACTGCTGCGCCGGATCAAGCAGGCGATCGATCCGCAAGGCATCATGAACCCCGGCAACCTGATCCCCGATGCCTGA
- a CDS encoding FGGY family carbohydrate kinase, giving the protein MPELLLALDVGTTSARVLLIDASGAVKAQARGPVETAYPAPGLAEQDAEAVWRLARDLIERVLPGANIAASDLAAVGVTTQRASLVVWDRRTGAPAGPMVLWNDLRGVERSRALAAAGFPSWPQTPACKLDPDLLRSGGGSLVWGGLESYLVFRLSGGAAHLTDLSNAWLSGYLDHGAKAWNPRILEHQGLDPAIFPTIVDSFGMLASTATSVLGASVPIAAILGDQQAGLFGHGSIEAGGWKASFGTSGTVIASTGPGPEWPHRTMPPEVLAMGGGRTLYCVEGMVITAGAAIDWLCRGLGLFDDAQAVYAAARSVHSSGGVTFRPSLQGLGAPHARFEARGLLSGFSLATRKEHLARAVLEGLAFRVREIVAAMGSMVGDEAPLRIDGGMTADPVFPQILADCLGRPVMRHAIREATAFGAALAAGLGVGQIREAELASRASHDETFQPRLDVQQAASSFDDWVAATMIQARDQ; this is encoded by the coding sequence ATGCCTGAACTGCTCCTCGCCCTGGATGTCGGCACCACCAGCGCCCGGGTGCTGCTGATCGATGCGTCCGGCGCGGTGAAGGCTCAGGCGCGAGGGCCCGTCGAAACCGCCTATCCGGCGCCGGGCCTGGCCGAGCAGGACGCCGAGGCGGTGTGGCGCCTGGCGCGGGATCTGATCGAGCGGGTGCTCCCTGGGGCGAATATAGCGGCGAGCGATCTCGCGGCGGTCGGGGTTACGACCCAGAGGGCGAGCTTGGTGGTCTGGGACCGCAGGACCGGCGCACCCGCCGGGCCGATGGTGCTGTGGAACGACCTGCGCGGCGTGGAGCGCAGCCGGGCTCTGGCCGCGGCCGGCTTCCCGTCCTGGCCCCAGACGCCGGCCTGCAAGCTGGATCCCGATCTGCTGCGGTCGGGCGGCGGGAGCCTCGTCTGGGGCGGTCTGGAAAGCTATCTGGTGTTCCGGCTGAGTGGCGGCGCCGCCCACCTGACCGACCTGTCGAACGCCTGGCTCAGCGGCTATCTGGATCACGGCGCCAAGGCCTGGAACCCGCGGATTCTGGAGCACCAGGGGCTAGACCCCGCGATATTCCCGACGATTGTGGATTCATTCGGGATGCTCGCCAGCACCGCCACCTCGGTGCTCGGGGCGAGCGTCCCCATCGCGGCGATTCTGGGCGATCAGCAGGCCGGTCTTTTCGGGCACGGTTCGATCGAGGCGGGCGGCTGGAAGGCGAGTTTCGGCACCTCCGGCACGGTGATCGCCAGCACTGGCCCCGGCCCCGAGTGGCCCCATCGAACCATGCCCCCGGAAGTGTTGGCCATGGGCGGCGGGCGCACGCTCTATTGCGTGGAAGGCATGGTCATCACCGCTGGCGCGGCGATCGACTGGCTGTGCCGTGGTCTCGGCCTGTTCGACGACGCCCAGGCTGTGTACGCCGCGGCGCGGTCGGTCCACTCCAGCGGCGGGGTAACGTTCAGGCCTTCCCTGCAAGGGCTGGGCGCCCCGCATGCACGTTTCGAGGCGAGGGGACTGCTGTCCGGCTTTTCCCTGGCCACCAGGAAGGAGCATCTCGCGCGCGCGGTGCTCGAGGGCCTGGCCTTCCGTGTTCGAGAGATCGTGGCGGCGATGGGGTCCATGGTCGGCGACGAGGCCCCGCTTCGGATCGATGGCGGCATGACCGCCGATCCGGTCTTCCCCCAGATCCTGGCCGATTGCCTGGGCCGTCCGGTGATGCGGCACGCGATCCGGGAAGCGACGGCCTTCGGCGCCGCGCTGGCCGCCGGGCTCGGGGTCGGCCAGATCCGTGAGGCCGAGCTGGCCAGCCGGGCGAGCCACGATGAGACATTCCAGCCCAGGCTCGACGTTCAGCAGGCGGCTTCGTCGTTCGACGACTGGGTCGCGGCGACCATGATCCAGGCGCGGGATCAATAG
- a CDS encoding RcnB family protein, with translation MRGPDADHAGRQWRDEHRGWDNNGIWRRKPNWWRRDRGFRLFIGPRIGFLFIPEMGYVSVPPEYQHGYWAPGGFLPSWFWRYVVRDYWRYGLPAPPPGCIWVWVDDDIALIDADTGYIVDMVRNVW, from the coding sequence TTGCGCGGGCCGGACGCGGACCACGCCGGCCGCCAATGGCGCGATGAGCATCGTGGCTGGGACAATAACGGCATCTGGCGGCGCAAGCCGAACTGGTGGCGCCGCGATCGTGGCTTCCGCCTGTTCATCGGCCCGCGGATCGGCTTCCTGTTCATCCCGGAAATGGGCTACGTCTCGGTCCCGCCCGAATACCAGCACGGCTATTGGGCGCCCGGCGGCTTCCTGCCGTCGTGGTTCTGGCGTTATGTCGTGCGCGACTATTGGCGCTACGGCCTGCCCGCGCCGCCGCCGGGTTGCATATGGGTCTGGGTCGATGACGACATCGCCCTGATCGACGCCGACACCGGCTATATTGTCGACATGGTTCGCAACGTCTGGTGA
- a CDS encoding universal stress protein gives MAYDTLLTHVAMDRGCEARLRMTADVARVLGCGEVIGLGAQAPWPFSDERDGTGPDFERLVQSARSDIAVSESAFRDALAAATATASWRSEIGYPSDVVAAHARAADLVLAYRSNEATVSFAYADPEIVLMEAGLPVLFMPASYAEFKADTVLFAWKNTREARRAAALALPVLSKARRVLVASVCHERDLAGVEQELADIARRLSRHGVAATTLAEVGAPGSAGSRLVRIAETDGSELIFAGAYGHSRLREWALGGVTRDLLSARDRFVLLCH, from the coding sequence ATGGCCTACGACACCCTTCTGACCCACGTTGCGATGGACCGAGGCTGCGAGGCCCGGCTGCGCATGACCGCCGATGTCGCCCGGGTGCTGGGCTGTGGCGAGGTGATCGGCCTCGGCGCCCAGGCGCCATGGCCATTCTCGGACGAACGCGACGGGACAGGCCCCGACTTCGAACGGCTGGTGCAGTCGGCCCGAAGCGATATCGCGGTTTCCGAATCCGCGTTCCGTGATGCTTTGGCCGCCGCCACCGCGACCGCCTCGTGGCGATCCGAAATCGGCTATCCGAGCGATGTGGTCGCCGCCCACGCACGCGCGGCGGACCTCGTCCTGGCCTATCGCAGCAATGAGGCCACGGTTTCCTTCGCCTATGCCGATCCGGAGATCGTGCTGATGGAGGCCGGCCTGCCGGTCCTGTTCATGCCGGCGTCCTACGCGGAATTCAAAGCCGACACGGTCCTGTTCGCCTGGAAAAACACTCGCGAGGCGCGCCGCGCGGCGGCCCTCGCCTTGCCGGTGCTGTCCAAGGCCCGGCGGGTGCTGGTCGCCTCGGTCTGTCATGAGCGCGACCTGGCAGGCGTGGAACAGGAACTGGCGGACATCGCCCGCCGGCTTTCGCGACATGGCGTGGCGGCGACCACCCTGGCCGAGGTCGGCGCGCCGGGGTCCGCTGGCTCCAGACTCGTCAGGATCGCCGAAACCGACGGCAGCGAACTGATCTTCGCCGGCGCCTATGGCCACTCCCGCCTGCGTGAATGGGCGCTGGGCGGCGTGACCCGGGATCTGCTTAGCGCGCGCGATCGGTTCGTCCTGCTCTGCCACTGA
- a CDS encoding efflux RND transporter periplasmic adaptor subunit, giving the protein MARFPLRWALIGLFGAGLVAGLAVLFVPRPAPVDIAKVSLGPIAETVQDQGITRVREAYVVSAPVSGRLERLDLHVGDRVIAGRTILARMRPAPPDLLDPRARAQAAAAVAAAGAAVSAARAAEQRAAAEARRADLALGRTRALADNGFAPKRALDDAEADARAAHAAVDAAAADVAARQAQLVSARSALIGPGASAREVVSVTSPATGYVTRVLQESERTVAMGAPLVEVSESQGLEAQIEFLSQDAVRIREGMAAEIYDWGGGAAIPAVVRRVEPEGFVKISALGVEEHRVLVMLQFEGAPDRWSRLAPGYGVWGRVFLRQEPRAAKVPLGALVGSGEGWSVFRLDHGRARLTRVQIGAMTDREAEILSGLKAGDGVVVFPSDRVRDGGRVSAQGRTG; this is encoded by the coding sequence ATGGCGCGCTTTCCACTTCGCTGGGCGCTGATCGGCCTCTTCGGCGCCGGCCTTGTGGCCGGTCTCGCAGTCCTCTTCGTCCCTCGACCGGCGCCGGTCGATATCGCCAAGGTTTCGCTCGGCCCGATCGCGGAGACGGTCCAGGACCAGGGGATCACGCGGGTCCGCGAGGCCTATGTGGTCTCGGCGCCCGTCTCGGGAAGACTGGAACGTCTGGACCTTCATGTCGGCGACCGGGTGATCGCCGGCAGGACGATCCTGGCCCGAATGCGCCCCGCGCCGCCCGACCTGCTGGATCCCCGCGCCCGGGCCCAGGCCGCCGCCGCCGTCGCTGCGGCAGGCGCGGCCGTCTCCGCTGCGCGCGCCGCCGAACAGCGCGCCGCGGCCGAGGCCCGCCGCGCGGACCTGGCGCTCGGCCGCACGCGAGCGTTGGCCGACAACGGCTTTGCGCCGAAACGCGCGCTGGACGACGCCGAAGCCGACGCCCGCGCCGCCCACGCCGCCGTCGATGCGGCCGCCGCGGACGTCGCTGCGCGTCAGGCGCAGCTGGTCTCGGCGCGGTCCGCGCTCATCGGCCCTGGCGCATCCGCGCGTGAAGTGGTCTCCGTCACCTCGCCTGCGACCGGCTATGTGACCCGCGTGCTGCAGGAGAGCGAGCGCACCGTAGCCATGGGCGCGCCCCTGGTGGAAGTCAGCGAAAGCCAGGGGCTGGAGGCGCAGATCGAATTCCTTTCCCAGGATGCGGTGCGCATCCGCGAGGGCATGGCGGCCGAGATCTACGATTGGGGCGGCGGGGCGGCGATCCCGGCCGTGGTTCGTCGCGTCGAGCCCGAAGGCTTCGTCAAGATCTCGGCCCTGGGGGTCGAGGAGCACCGCGTGCTGGTGATGCTGCAGTTCGAGGGAGCGCCGGACCGCTGGTCCCGCCTGGCGCCGGGCTATGGCGTCTGGGGTCGCGTGTTCCTGCGCCAGGAGCCGAGGGCGGCGAAGGTCCCGCTGGGGGCCCTGGTGGGCTCGGGCGAAGGCTGGAGCGTATTCAGGCTGGATCACGGACGGGCCCGTCTGACACGGGTGCAGATCGGCGCGATGACCGATCGCGAGGCCGAGATCCTCAGCGGCCTCAAGGCCGGCGACGGCGTCGTCGTTTTTCCATCCGACCGCGTCAGGGATGGCGGCCGGGTCTCGGCCCAAGGCCGCACGGGCTGA
- a CDS encoding ABC transporter permease encodes MRLAPLDRKLLRDLGRTRWQVAAIAMLIACGVSVTVMAYSAQAALKAAQQHYYAETRFADVFAACKRAPLVLAQDLARIPGVAAIDVRAQYSGLMQVPGLARPATARLISLPEDPAGGLNRIVLQQGRLPDPGRTDEAVALKTFLDAAHVHVGDRLTAVVAGRAISFRVTGSVLAPEYVYVPSPESTMPDDAHQGVFWMPRRIVEHVAGLGGAFDAVAVRLAPGASARAVMEAIDGALAPYGGVPAYVRADQPSNAFIEAELKELSKSAAIIPPVFLVVAAGLVNLVVGRMVEAEREQIGLLKAFGYGDLAAASPYLRLALVIGVLGALGGAVLGLWFGASITGMYARYMRFPELAAQFSWPAFTAAAGASIAAAVLGSALSVRRAMRLSPAVAMQPPRPADYRRGPLEIIGLLRRMDQPTRMILRSLERFPLRAGLTTLGLAASLTLLVGTQFMFHALDEVLDHAYFRAQRWNEAVGFAEVRDVRAITAVRRLPGVYAAEPVRLAAAQISANGRRQKVLVHGLEPAALLSHPLAPGGGPIAFQGRGLVLSQALARKLGVGPGGSVDLEITEARRARAILPVTATAEDYSGLAVYMQRIALTRLLAEGDVASGAQLLVRPAALPAFYAAIERAPEIAAASSRDDTVAGWRQAMTEAFRISIIFYVGFAGAIAFGVAYNTGRIAMAERSRDLATLHVLGFDHADCTYILLGELLALAVAAIPVGMAGGALFAKGLVLAYSRDELRLPATVGPESYGVSIAAYLIAVLVACAIVARRIWALDLVAALKTRE; translated from the coding sequence GTGAGATTGGCGCCGCTTGACCGCAAGCTGCTGCGCGACCTCGGTCGAACGAGGTGGCAGGTCGCCGCCATCGCCATGCTGATCGCCTGCGGCGTGTCGGTGACCGTGATGGCCTACTCCGCGCAAGCGGCGCTGAAGGCGGCGCAGCAGCACTACTACGCCGAGACGCGCTTTGCGGACGTCTTCGCCGCCTGCAAGCGAGCGCCCTTGGTCCTGGCCCAGGACCTGGCGCGCATACCGGGGGTCGCGGCCATCGACGTTCGGGCCCAGTACTCCGGGCTGATGCAGGTCCCGGGCCTGGCCCGGCCAGCGACCGCACGCCTGATCTCGTTGCCCGAGGATCCGGCCGGCGGCCTGAATCGCATCGTCCTGCAGCAGGGACGCCTGCCCGATCCGGGCCGCACCGACGAAGCTGTGGCGCTGAAAACCTTTCTCGACGCCGCCCATGTCCATGTCGGCGACCGATTGACCGCGGTCGTCGCTGGGCGGGCGATCAGCTTTCGCGTCACCGGCTCGGTGCTGGCGCCGGAATATGTCTATGTCCCCAGTCCGGAATCGACCATGCCGGACGATGCGCACCAGGGCGTGTTCTGGATGCCGCGCCGGATCGTCGAGCATGTGGCCGGGCTCGGCGGAGCCTTCGACGCCGTCGCCGTTCGGTTAGCGCCCGGCGCCTCGGCCAGGGCCGTGATGGAGGCGATTGACGGCGCCCTTGCGCCCTATGGCGGGGTTCCAGCCTATGTGCGCGCCGACCAGCCCTCCAACGCCTTCATCGAGGCCGAGTTGAAGGAGCTGTCCAAGTCCGCCGCCATCATCCCCCCGGTGTTCCTGGTTGTCGCGGCCGGCCTGGTGAACCTGGTGGTCGGGCGCATGGTGGAGGCGGAGCGCGAGCAAATCGGCCTGCTCAAGGCCTTCGGCTATGGCGACCTCGCGGCGGCGAGCCCCTATCTGCGGCTCGCCCTTGTCATTGGCGTCCTCGGCGCCCTGGGCGGCGCCGTGCTCGGGCTGTGGTTCGGGGCATCGATCACCGGCATGTACGCGCGCTACATGCGGTTTCCGGAGCTTGCGGCGCAGTTTTCGTGGCCCGCCTTCACCGCCGCAGCAGGCGCGTCGATCGCCGCGGCGGTCCTGGGCTCGGCCTTAAGCGTGCGGCGGGCCATGCGCCTCAGTCCCGCAGTGGCTATGCAGCCGCCCAGGCCGGCCGACTATCGCCGCGGCCCGCTCGAGATCATCGGCTTGCTCAGACGCATGGATCAGCCGACCCGGATGATCCTGCGAAGCCTGGAGCGCTTTCCGCTTCGCGCCGGCCTGACCACGTTGGGCCTGGCCGCAAGCCTGACCCTGCTGGTGGGCACGCAATTCATGTTCCACGCCCTCGACGAGGTGCTGGACCACGCCTATTTCCGCGCCCAGCGCTGGAACGAGGCCGTCGGCTTCGCCGAGGTCCGCGATGTGCGCGCGATCACAGCAGTCCGGCGGCTCCCTGGCGTCTATGCGGCAGAACCGGTCCGGCTGGCCGCGGCTCAGATCAGCGCCAACGGGCGTCGGCAGAAGGTGCTGGTTCACGGCCTGGAGCCGGCGGCGCTGCTGTCGCATCCCTTGGCCCCCGGCGGCGGCCCGATCGCCTTTCAGGGGCGCGGCTTGGTCCTCAGCCAGGCCCTGGCCCGGAAGCTCGGCGTCGGCCCGGGCGGCTCGGTCGACCTCGAAATCACCGAGGCCAGGCGCGCCCGTGCGATCCTGCCTGTCACCGCGACCGCGGAGGACTACAGCGGGCTCGCCGTCTATATGCAGCGCATCGCCCTCACCCGGCTCCTGGCCGAAGGCGATGTCGCGTCGGGCGCACAACTGCTGGTGCGCCCCGCAGCGCTGCCCGCCTTCTACGCCGCGATCGAACGGGCCCCCGAGATCGCCGCCGCCTCTTCGCGAGACGACACCGTGGCCGGCTGGCGGCAGGCGATGACAGAAGCCTTTCGCATTTCAATCATCTTCTATGTCGGCTTCGCAGGCGCCATCGCCTTCGGGGTCGCCTACAATACGGGCCGGATCGCCATGGCCGAACGGTCTCGGGACCTCGCCACCCTGCATGTGCTGGGATTCGATCACGCCGATTGCACCTACATTCTGCTCGGGGAACTGCTCGCGCTGGCGGTCGCCGCCATCCCCGTCGGCATGGCCGGCGGAGCCCTGTTCGCCAAGGGCCTGGTGTTGGCCTATTCACGCGACGAGCTTCGCCTGCCGGCGACGGTCGGGCCGGAATCCTACGGCGTCTCCATCGCCGCCTATCTGATCGCGGTACTGGTGGCCTGCGCCATCGTGGCGCGGCGAATCTGGGCGCTGGACCTCGTTGCGGCCCTTAAGACGAGGGAATGA
- a CDS encoding ABC transporter ATP-binding protein: MAALFEIRGLTKSYPSGAGVVHALRGVDLDLIRGELVVLLGPSGSGKSTLLNILGGLDRATAGVVRFEGKDLIQASDRELTDYRRRCVGFIFQFFNLTPSLTARENVELITSIAPRAMSPEAALDLVGLADRMDHFPAQLSGGQQQRVAVARAIAKRPEVLFCDEPTGSLDSESGVQVLEAILKVAREVGSTTLIVTHNAAVADIADRVIRFRDGSIVDIHENAEKRAPRELVW, encoded by the coding sequence TTGGCCGCGCTGTTCGAGATCAGGGGCCTGACCAAGAGCTATCCCAGCGGCGCCGGGGTCGTGCATGCCCTGCGCGGGGTCGATCTCGACCTTATCCGCGGCGAACTGGTGGTGCTGCTCGGGCCGTCCGGATCGGGCAAGTCGACCCTGCTCAATATCCTTGGGGGGCTGGACCGCGCGACGGCGGGCGTGGTGCGGTTCGAAGGCAAAGACCTGATCCAGGCCAGCGACCGGGAGCTTACCGACTATCGGAGGCGCTGCGTCGGCTTCATCTTCCAGTTCTTCAACCTGACCCCCAGCCTGACCGCCCGCGAGAATGTCGAGCTGATCACCTCGATCGCGCCCCGCGCCATGTCGCCGGAGGCTGCGCTGGATCTCGTGGGCCTAGCGGACCGCATGGACCACTTCCCTGCCCAGCTTTCGGGCGGCCAGCAACAGCGTGTCGCCGTCGCCCGCGCGATCGCCAAGCGCCCCGAGGTGCTGTTCTGCGACGAGCCGACCGGCTCGCTCGACAGCGAAAGCGGCGTCCAGGTGCTGGAAGCGATCCTGAAGGTGGCCCGCGAGGTCGGCTCGACCACCTTGATCGTCACTCACAATGCGGCCGTGGCTGACATCGCCGACCGTGTGATCCGCTTTCGCGACGGATCGATCGTCGATATCCACGAAAATGCGGAAAAGCGCGCGCCTCGGGAGTTGGTCTGGTGA